The following proteins are encoded in a genomic region of Haemorhous mexicanus isolate bHaeMex1 chromosome 11, bHaeMex1.pri, whole genome shotgun sequence:
- the LOC132332519 gene encoding SRSF protein kinase 3-like, whose amino-acid sequence MEEQVQQEMPSAQHTGGHHHTQEGEVFNTRYQVLHKLGCGTFATVWLCQDMRRKKQVAVKVLKSREGFAESAQDEVAFLRCVSCMKKKDLAGENIVCLLDDFRMIGENGFHACLVFEVLGPSIRCLMGNYTAQGLPLPFVKKSLQQVLAGLHFLHKCCRIIHADIKPENILLCGHSKRLQRLLTATLHCDQGTGGRLKGAGGDLGNQLEESDLMSIEVKIADLGSACWTYKPFSKEIQTQPYRALEVLLGLDYGTPADIWSTACLAFEMATGECLFDPQPGKYFSRDDDHVARIIELLGRIPPQIIFSWNKSTKFFSRPGALLRLSRLFPRSLPGILADRHGWTPQEAAAFAAFLLPALHYAPERRASAAQSLRHAWIAAP is encoded by the exons ATGGAGGAGCAGGTGCAGCAGGAGATGCCATCAGCCCAGCACACAG GAGGCCACCACCACACGCAGGAGGGAGAGGTGTTCAATACACGATACCAGGTGCTGCACAAGCTGGGATGTGGCACTTTTGCCACtgtctggctgtgccaggacatgAG gaggaagaagcaggTAGCTGTGAAGGTTCTGAAAAGCAGGGAAGGCTTTGCTGAGAGTGCCCAGGATGAGGTTGCTTTCCTCCGCTGT GTAAGCtgcatgaagaagaaggacctGGCAGGAGAAAACATCGTCTGTTTGTTAGATGACTTCAGAATGATTGGAGAGAATGGTTTCC ATGCTTGCCTGGTATTTGAGGTGCTGGGTCCTTCCATTCGATGTCTGATGGGAAACTACACAGCCCAGGGACTGCCCTTGCCTTTTGTGAAAAAGTCTTTACAGCAG gtgctggcagggctgcattTCCTGCACAAGTGCTGCCGCATTATCCACGCAGACATCAAGCCAGAGAACATCCTGCTCTGTGGGCACAGCAAAAGGCTCCAAAGGCTTCTCACGGCTACACTCCACTGCGACCAGGGAACAGGAGGGAGGCTAAAGGGAGCAG GAGGTGATCTTGGCAATCAGTTGGAAGAATCTGATTTAATGAGCATAGAGGTGAAAATTGCAGATCTAGGAAGCGCATGCTGGACA tACAAGCCTTTTTCCAAGGAGATACAGACCCAGCCATACCGGGCCCTGGAAGTGCTTCTTGGATTAGACTATGGCACTCCTGCGGATATCTGGAGTACAGCCTGCCTG GCATTTGAAATGGCAACTGGAGAGTGTCTATTTGATCCTCAACCTGGGAAATACTTCTCCAGAGACGATG ATCATGTTGCTCGTATTATTGAACtcttgggaagaattcctcctcaaattattttctcatggAACAAGTCAACAAAATTTTTCAGCAGGCCAG GCGCGCTCCTGCGGCTCTCCCGGCTCTTTCCCCGTAGCCTCCCCGGCATCCTGGCGGACCGGCACGGCTGGACACCGCAGGAGGCGGCCGCCTTCGCCGCCTTCCTGCTGCCCGCGCTGCACTACGCGCCCGAGCGCCGCGCCAGCGCCGCGCAGAGCCTGCGGCACGCCTGGATCGCCGCACCGTGA